The Nicotiana tomentosiformis chromosome 9, ASM39032v3, whole genome shotgun sequence genome contains the following window.
TTCTGTGTCTGTGTGTTTTTCGAAATTGAAGGAACTTTGGCATGAGTATGATGTTTTGGTTCCTTTCCCAAATTGTTGTGAAAAATCGAAGGATCATGCAGAGCAATTGCATCAACAGAGAGTTATGCAGTTTTTGTCTGGATTAAATGATTCACATGATCAAGCAAGGAGACAAATTCTCATGAAAACTAATGCTCCCTCCCTCAACCAGGCCTATGCAATGATTATTCAAGATGAAAGCCAACATGCAACTGGTGCAAACCTGATAACTGATAAGATGGAACCCCTAGCTATGCAGgcaggaagaggaagaggaagaaaaCAACTCCTTCAATGTGAATTCTATCATTTGAAGGGAGATACCAAAGAGAATTGTTACAAAATTATAGGTTACCCTGCTGATTTTGTTCCAAATAGGAGATATGGTGAAGGTGTGAAGAATACATGTGGTTGGCAACAGAATTCTAGTGCTGGAAAGCCAGGAGGATGGAATGCAATTGGTAAGCAGGGTGGGTGGAGAAGAAAGCCCATGGCAATGATCAATAATGTAGATGTGTCTTCATCATGTGTGCAAAGAAATGGAGATAATGCATTCAGAGCTACTGAAGCAAATGAAACCAGGGGATACCACTACTTCACAGATGACCAGTACAATCAGATACTGAACCTGCTGAGCAAGGAGCCTGAGGAGCACCATGCCAACATGGCAAGTACAGGTACAGGTACAGATATAGTTAGTTTCCTGATGGCAAGTCATACATAAAATCAAAAGGGCAAGGAGTGGATTATAGACTCAGGTGCCACACATCATATTACCTCTGATATAGAATTATTAACAGATACTAAATGCACAGGGAAGATAGATAAGGATAGAGTACATCTTCCTACTGGGGAAAAGGCCCACATTACTCATACTGGTAGTACAACCTTATTATTAGATAAGAGGACAATCAGAGATGTGCTTTATGTTCCAAACTTCAAGTTTAACCTACTATCAGTGTCAAGGCTAACTAGGGAGCTGAATTGTAATGCAAACTTCTTTGGAATGGCAAGGTGAAGGGGATTGGTAGAGAAAGAAGAGGTCTATATATGCTCAAGGGTGATCAATGTGGAAGACTATCTAGTAGAATAAGGACTTTTAATGCTGCGAGCAGGATGACTGAAGGTTCTTGTGGCCTCTGGCATAAGAGACTAGGACATCCTTCCTTGTCAGTGATAAAAAATATAGTAGGTCTACATAATAAAGTTAGCAGTGTACTACAAGATAGGTACCTTGTATGTCATTTGGCAAAACAAACTAGACTGAAATTTTCATTAAGTGATTCTATAGCAGATACATTGTTTCATCTTGTGCATATGGATTTGTGGGGACCTTATGAAATTGCTACTTTtgacagaaaataatatttttttatagttgTGGATGACCATTCTAGATATACATGGATATTTTTTATGCAGTTAAAATCTGAAGCCACAGTAGCAATAAAACAGTTCTTGACCATGGTTAGGAATCAATTTGTCATTGTAGTTAAGGTGATAAGGTCAGATAATGGGACAGAGTTCTTCAACAAGAAATGTGCAGAGTTGTTGAATGCTTTGGGTATCATCCATCAGAGTAGTTGTCCCTATACTCCACAACAGAATGGGATAGTGGAGAGGAAGCATAGGTACATACTTGATACTGCAAGAGCCTTAAGGTTTGAGGGCTCAATTCCAATCAAATACTGAGGAATGTGTGTCAAAGCAGCTGCCTATTTGACCAACAAACTACCATCCAGTGTCCTAGAGGGGCAAGACTCCATATGAGGTCTTGTATTGCAAGAAGCCTAGTCTTGCACACCTTAGAGTTGTAGGATGTCTTTGTTATGCTACAAATATAGTTAAGACAGATAAATTTGCAGAAAGGGCTATAACAGCTGTTCTTATGGGCTATTCTGAAACTCAGAAAGGCTACATTTTAATTGACTTATCCACAAAGCAATTTTTCAAAAGTAGGGATGTTGTTTTTAGAGAATCTGAGTTCCCATTTTCTAAGGAGAGTGAGAACAATTCAGTCACTCAGGAGTGTGGGGGAGAAATGAATCCATTGCTATTTTCTCATTTACATACTAATATTTTGCAGGAAACAAGCAATTTAAATTCCATGGAGGAAGCTGTAGCTCTGCAGGACAACATGCAGAGTACAGTACAGGAGAACCCAGACACATACTCATTGAATTTGCAAGAGATGAATGTTGCAGGAGTCCCTGAAAATGCATAGGAGAGATCAACCACAATTGAGGATCAGGAAGGAAACACAAATGAGCAGCAGGGAAATGCAACAAGCTCAAGACCAGACATAAAATCTACAAGGCAGGTCAAGGAACCAATATGGATGAAATATTATATGACAACCAAAAGGAACACAAACTATAACTATCCTATATCAAATTACTTCGCCTATGATCAGACCACTCCTAACTACCAATGTTACTTAGAAAAATTCTCTCACTTGACTGAACCACAGACATTCAAGGAGGATGTAGAGGATAGTAGGTGGATAGAAGCAATGAAACAAGAAGTGAAGGCATTAGAAGACAACAACACAGGGAAGGTGGTAGACTTACCAGTAAGGAAGAATGTTATTGGATCAAAGTGGGTATATAAAATCAAGTTCAAGGCAGATGGAGACATAGATAGGTTCAAAGCCAGACTGGTTGCCAATGGATACAGTCAAAGGGAAGGCTTGGACTACCATGACACCTTCTCACCAGTGGAAAAAATGGTCATTGTGAGGACTGTCATTGCATTGGCTGCTTCAAGAGGATAGGGATTATACCAGATGGATGTTTATAATGCATTCCTGCAGGGAGATCTATATGAAGAAGTGTATATGGATTTACCTGAAGGTTTTAGAAAGCCAGGAGAAAAGAAGGTGTGCAAATTAATGAAGTCACTATATGGACTCAAGCAAGCTTCAAGGCAATGGAATATTACACTCACAGAGGCTTTATTGGGAGCTGTTTTTGTACAAAGACATCATGACTACTCATTGTTCACACTGAGGAGTCAAAAGGGTATAGTAGTCATCCTTGTATATGTGGATGATCTCCTCATCACAGGAAGTTGTGAAAATTTGATTAAGAAAGCCAAAGACATACTGCATCAAAACTTTAAGGTGAAGGATCTGAGAGAGTTGAAATATTTTCTGGGAATTGAAGTCCTAAGATCTAAGAGAGGAGTACTACTGAATCAGAGGAAATATGTGCTAGAATTAATATCAGACATAGGATTAAGTGGAGATAAACCTGCATGCACACCATTGGAAGTTAATTCAAAACTGACTTCGATAGAGTATGACAAAGAAAATGGAATCACAGGAGACATGGCTTTACAAGATGTTAGCACTTATCAGAGGCTAGTAGGAAAACTCTTGTATGTTACTATAACAAGGCCTGACATTAATTATGTTGTACAAGCCTTGAGCCAGTTTATGCAAGCACCAAAAAGGTCTCATTGGGATGCTGCATTAATAGTGGTAAGATACTTAAAAAGTGCACCAGGTCAGGAAGTATTACTGCAGTCTGaatatgctaaggaggtcacGTGCTGGTGTGACTCAGATTGGGCTGCTTGTCTTAATACTAGAAGGTCTATTACTGTTTATACTATCAAGTTTGGTAACTCATTGATCTCTTGGAAATTAAAAAAGCAACAGATTATTTCAAGGAGTTCAGCTGAAGCAGAATATAGAAGTATGGCTGCAAGTATTGCATAATTGACTTGTCTACTTGGTTTGTTCAAAGAACTGGATGTGAAAATAGAACGACCAGTCACAATACTCAGTGTTAGTAAGTCAGCCATTCAACTAGAAGCTAATCCTGTGCTTCATGAAAGAACAAAGCATATAGAGATCGACTGTCATTTCATTAGATACAAAATCAAGGAAGGGATGGTCAAGACAACACATGTCAGCACTAAGGAACAATAGGCATATCTATTAACCAAAGCTTTAGGAGCTGCTCAATATTATTATCTACTTCGCAAGCTTAGAGTGTTCAATGTTTTGcaccctccagcttgagggggCTTGTTATGATATAAGCACCTGAAGAGTCACACTGGAAATTAATTGGTTAAGAGGGTTGTTAGTTGTTGTATGTAAGTTAATGGTACTTTAGTCTTTtcagattcttcttcttcttcttcttcttctagtaTATATTGATTGTATAACAGTGAAAGACCAAACTTGCTTATTCTCTCAATAACAGAAATCTGTTCTAGAATCTTCCTCCATTAACGAGCTCAAGCAGTCCTTACAATTTGACAGTTTGAGTGtcaatttttttttagtttttttttgtgAGGATTTACTGATCTTTTATAAATGGATAGGTAAACCCACTAACCAAAAGCGTAATAATGATTTGTTTATCTTAATGAAGATGGATTTGAATAGTGTGTTCCTATTTTGATTTTTCATTCTCTAAATTTCAAACAAAATGAGATACTTATTACATAAGAGACACACTTTTGATAGGAGTACTGTTGTCATactttttttaatataaattttgATACCTCAAACTCAATATGCTAAACTTTtaaaaaagaaggaaaacaatttctaaaagatattgtttttacttttttttaaggGTTTTGATC
Protein-coding sequences here:
- the LOC138899372 gene encoding uncharacterized mitochondrial protein AtMg00820-like → MTTKRNTNYNYPISNYFAYDQTTPNYQCYLEKFSHLTEPQTFKEDVEDSRWIEAMKQEVKALEDNNTGKVVDLPVRKNVIGSKWVYKIKFKADGDIDRFKARLVANGYSQREGLDYHDTFSPVEKMVIVRTVIALAASRG